From the Oscarella lobularis chromosome 13, ooOscLobu1.1, whole genome shotgun sequence genome, one window contains:
- the LOC136194481 gene encoding death-associated protein kinase 1-like isoform X3 — protein sequence MEPSNSTEEILEDSCIIDAIHRGDLREVERILATGEASSNAKLRENLYEDERESDDDCVRQDTSPFCAVSVGHGYYSILHLAVYKNDMEIVKCLLDHKADPNSRPNNCFIVRSELIRSGFDFDRLHVNLTPLMIAAIHCGVDMAVWLLQKGASVNLRDAHDRDALCWACVSGNVDLVEFFGVRFGIRCLKISYVTDVYTLAFFACFGGKAVFETLLRSVDKKDYFNDFLARKNLENVSLLHIACWAGHLDLLTSFAANFPTDLYLQDKSKRSLLHYASMSRRKSSTAIMAYLLEEKGFADKVNACDKEGSSPLALAYECSNANSVRLLKRWGAKCLNAKGYSDIELAVIGNNLELLRELASANPGIDKSLLLHLAAENSQKHLPRDTTAVLKFLVETVNVNIDETNEKDETALHVACQNSVWILPVKYLIEAAASLEVRDKDGCTPFLLVCSREFPAECVIRCLFEAKADINAKDDRGKNALHLQAVTCDIATLKLLVTLGVDPSVHDDTGRAPFQSTHGEKRVFLQEKYIHSRFSSLLSDEKVKPGGVKLCLVGNAKVGKTTLLNALQRIGIKPVAEADRTAGVDVYSVLIPVAEGTSEGMLAWDFAGQEEFHGAHAIFFNPTLTIFLLVLDVRKGEALMEQEARFWLAFLKVVCRRVGGEVMKPEVIIIGNKRVEQKTDDWTPSFQLKRIHNTMRIEFEATFNLDHCLEIDCNEEWSFSVNKLRQILKDLKRKCIERAREVPRVCELVREAVVEQMRSKSPDYRLVSSSAFREKISSAIEVEVSRESFNLIVQYLDSIGEIIDLKYRICISSGWLCSNIIGPLLAPSWFPVSVQRNSDGKTTKNDIASALRSFAYEQKKKKSQAQSIDITADDAIEVLLFLELCFLVYGETDVYQIPALSEKLAPIRGWQSKPEMSVYRGSRFRCSDPTDIIPPGVFAVLQCRCSAAEDTCYDRYEIWKGGIYLVKARNSHVVECLVCLRKGDSAIDVIVRCDDQSVRLGGELLSDVQQMMVETAMK from the exons ATGGAGCCGAGTAACAGCACAGAAGAAATTTTGGAAGACTCTTGTATCATCGACGCTATTCACCGAGGCGACCTGAGAGAAGTGGAGCGAATTCTTGCCACTGGCGAAGCGTCATCGAACGCAAAACTTCGAGAAAATCTCTATGAGGATGAACGTGAATCCGATGATGACTGCGTACGACAAGATACGAGCCCTTTCTGTGCCGTTTCAGTGGGTCAC GGTTACTACAGCATTTTGCATTTAGCTGTGTATAAGAATGATATGGAAATTGTCAAATGCTTGCTTGATCATAAGGCTGATCCCAATTCTCGGCCTAACAATTGTTTTATTGTTCGATCCGAACTGATTCGAAGcggttttgattttgatcgCTTGCAC GTCAATTTGACTCCTTTGATGATTGCCGCTATTCATTGTGGTGTAGACATGGCAGTGTGGTTGCTTCAGAAAGGAGCATCTGTAAATCTCAGAGACGCA CATGACAGAGATGCTCTTTGTTGGGCTTGCGTTAGCGGAAACGTAGACTTAGTAGAATTCTTTGGTGTTAGATTTGGTATCAGATGCCTTAAAATTTCATATGTGACG GACGTGTACACATTAGCATTTTTTGCTTGCTTTGGTGGCAAAGCAGTTTTTGAAACTCTTCTGCGCTCTGTTGACAAGAAAGACTATTTTAATGATTTCCTTGCTCGAAAGAATTTG GAAAACGTCTCTCTTTTACACATTGCCTGCTGGGCTGGACACTTAGATCTTCTAACTTCTTTTGCGGCAAATTTTCCAACCGATCTTTATTTGCAAGACAAG TCGAAACGGTCGTTGCTTCATTACGCGTCCATGTCCAGACGAAAAAGCAGTACTGCTATCATGGCATATTTGCTGGAGGAGAAGGGATTCGCTGACAAAGTCAATGCATGCGATAAG GAAGGAAGTTCGCCTCTTGCTCTCGCCTACGAATGTTCTAATGCAAATTCTGTGCGACTTCTTAAACGCTGGGGTGCAAAATGTCTTAATGCC aaaggGTATAGCGATATTGAATTAGCTGTCATTGGCAACAATTTAGAATTACTTCGAGAGCTGGCCTCCGCGAATCCTGGCATTGAT AAGTCGCTGTTGCTACATTTGGCTGCTGAAAACAGTCAAAAGCATTTGCCAAGAGATACAACAGCTGTGCTGAAGTTTCTCGTTGAGACCGTTAATGTGAACATTGATGAAACGAACGAG aAGGATGAGACGGCATTACATGTGGCGTGCCAGAATTCTGTCTGGATTTTGCCCGTAAAGTATCTAATTGAAGCTGCTGCAAGCCTTGAAGTTCGAGATAAG GATGGATGTACGCCTTTTTTGTTAGTTTGTAGTAGAGAATTTCCTGCAGAATGCGTAATTAGGTGTCTGTTTGAAGCGAAAGCGGATATAAATGCCAAAGATGAT AGAGGCAAAAACGCGCTTCATTTGCAAGCTGTAACTTGTGACATTGCGACTCTAAAGCTACTGGTAACTCTTGGAGTGGATCCGTCAGTTCACGACGAC ACAGGACGAGCACCGTTTCAAAGTACTCATGGCGAAAAAAGAGTTTTCTTGCAAGAGAAATAC ATCCattcgcgattttcttcattgctATCGGATGAAAAGGTCAAGCCCGGCGGTGTCAAGTTATGCCTAGTTGGAAACGCGAAGGTCGGCAAAACAACCCTTCTTAATGCGCTTCAGCGAATAGGGATCAAGCCAGTGGCCGAGGCAGACAGAACGGCAGGCGTTGACGTTTACAGCGTCCTCATCCCGGTCGCCGAGGGGACCTCAGAGGGCATGTTAGCGTGGGATTTCGCCGGCCAGGAAGAGTTCCACGGCGCTcacgcaatttttttcaatccgacgttgacgatttttctcttggtTTTGGACGTGAGAAAAGGAGAGGCTCTAATGGAACAGGAGGCGAGGTTTTGGCTGGCATTTTTGAAAGTCGTTTGCCGGAGAGTGGGCGGAGAGGTAATGAAGCCCGAAGTCATAATTATCGGCAACAAACGAGTTGAACAAAAAACCGACGATTGGACGCCTTCTTTTCAACTGAAAAGAATCCACAACACAATGAGAATAGAGTTTGAAGCGACGTTTAATCTTGACCATTGTCTTGAAATCGACTGCAATGAGGAGTGGTCGTTCTCTGTAAACAAACTAAGGCAGATTCTTAAAGATCTAAAGCGAAAATGCATAGAG AGGGCTCGAGAAGTACCGAGAGTGTGTGAACTGGTTCGTGAGgccgtcgtcgagcagaTGCGTTCAAAATCGCCAGATTATCGACTTGTTTCCTCGTCGGCTTTTCGGGAAAAAATATCCAGTGCAATCGAAGTAGAAGTCTCGAGAGAGTCATTCAATCTAATTGTACAATACTTAGATTCAATTGGAGAG ATAATTGATCTCAAGTATCGAATCTGCATTTCAAGCGGTTGGCTTTGCTCCAACATCATTGGCCCGCTTTTGGCTCCAAGTTGGTTTCCCGTGTCCGTTCAACGCAATTCGGatggaaaaacgacgaaaaacgacattGCATCGGCTCTGCGCAGCTTCGCCTacgagcaaaagaagaaaaaatcccaAGCTCAATCTATTGACATTACTGCAGACGATGCGATCGAAGTGCTTCTCTTCCTCGAGCTCTGCTTCTTAGTTTACGGAGAAACTGACGTGTATCAAATACCGGCGTTGTCTGAGAAACTCGCGCCAATTCGCGGTTGGCAGTCGAAGCCCGAAATGTCCGTTTATCGCGGTAGTAGATTCCGATGTTCCGATCCCACTGACATCATTCCTCCCGGTGTATTCGCCGTTCTCCAGTGCAGATGCTCGGCGGCTGAAGACACCTGTTACGATCGGTATGAAATATGGAAAGGAGGCATCTATCTGGTCAAAGCGCGCAATAGTCATGTGGTCGAATGTTTGGTATGCCTTCGAAAAGGCGACTCTGCCATCGACGTTATCGTGCGCTGCGACGATCAAAGCGTTCGTCTGGGAGGAGAGCTTCTGAGCGATGTCCAACAAATGATGGTTGAA ACAGCAATGaaatag
- the LOC136194481 gene encoding death-associated protein kinase 1-like isoform X1, with protein MEPSNSTEEILEDSCIIDAIHRGDLREVERILATGEASSNAKLRENLYEDERESDDDCVRQDTSPFCAVSVGHGYYSILHLAVYKNDMEIVKCLLDHKADPNSRPNNCFIVRSELIRSGFDFDRLHVNLTPLMIAAIHCGVDMAVWLLQKGASVNLRDAHDRDALCWACVSGNVDLVEFFGVRFGIRCLKISYVTDVYTLAFFACFGGKAVFETLLRSVDKKDYFNDFLARKNLENVSLLHIACWAGHLDLLTSFAANFPTDLYLQDKSKRSLLHYASMSRRKSSTAIMAYLLEEKGFADKVNACDKEGSSPLALAYECSNANSVRLLKRWGAKCLNAKGYSDIELAVIGNNLELLRELASANPGIDKSLLLHLAAENSQKHLPRDTTAVLKFLVETVNVNIDETNEKDETALHVACQNSVWILPVKYLIEAAASLEVRDKDGCTPFLLVCSREFPAECVIRCLFEAKADINAKDDRGKNALHLQAVTCDIATLKLLVTLGVDPSVHDDTGRAPFQSTHGEKRVFLQEKYIHSRFSSLLSDEKVKPGGVKLCLVGNAKVGKTTLLNALQRIGIKPVAEADRTAGVDVYSVLIPVAEGTSEGMLAWDFAGQEEFHGAHAIFFNPTLTIFLLVLDVRKGEALMEQEARFWLAFLKVVCRRVGGEVMKPEVIIIGNKRVEQKTDDWTPSFQLKRIHNTMRIEFEATFNLDHCLEIDCNEEWSFSVNKLRQILKDLKRKCIERAREVPRVCELVREAVVEQMRSKSPDYRLVSSSAFREKISSAIEVEVSRESFNLIVQYLDSIGEIIDLKYRICISSGWLCSNIIGPLLAPSWFPVSVQRNSDGKTTKNDIASALRSFAYEQKKKKSQAQSIDITADDAIEVLLFLELCFLVYGETDVYQIPALSEKLAPIRGWQSKPEMSVYRGSRFRCSDPTDIIPPGVFAVLQCRCSAAEDTCYDRYEIWKGGIYLVKARNSHVVECLVCLRKGDSAIDVIVRCDDQSVRLGGELLSDVQQMMVEVRDKRCPGLPMDWFFLDSNEIGKKCLLTESPESVYTSKSVEGKKLDDVVYALAPSTDYSKVSQLTFHCEPLAPSEALPPVAFPSDGCEVTDGVIRAAAAAGSSRWEDIAIELVDVEDFSQLQGSNKVKLIRAISIWKLKLEKVPQVRHLLSIFKCGGVSRRAIVSNFQERLQF; from the exons ATGGAGCCGAGTAACAGCACAGAAGAAATTTTGGAAGACTCTTGTATCATCGACGCTATTCACCGAGGCGACCTGAGAGAAGTGGAGCGAATTCTTGCCACTGGCGAAGCGTCATCGAACGCAAAACTTCGAGAAAATCTCTATGAGGATGAACGTGAATCCGATGATGACTGCGTACGACAAGATACGAGCCCTTTCTGTGCCGTTTCAGTGGGTCAC GGTTACTACAGCATTTTGCATTTAGCTGTGTATAAGAATGATATGGAAATTGTCAAATGCTTGCTTGATCATAAGGCTGATCCCAATTCTCGGCCTAACAATTGTTTTATTGTTCGATCCGAACTGATTCGAAGcggttttgattttgatcgCTTGCAC GTCAATTTGACTCCTTTGATGATTGCCGCTATTCATTGTGGTGTAGACATGGCAGTGTGGTTGCTTCAGAAAGGAGCATCTGTAAATCTCAGAGACGCA CATGACAGAGATGCTCTTTGTTGGGCTTGCGTTAGCGGAAACGTAGACTTAGTAGAATTCTTTGGTGTTAGATTTGGTATCAGATGCCTTAAAATTTCATATGTGACG GACGTGTACACATTAGCATTTTTTGCTTGCTTTGGTGGCAAAGCAGTTTTTGAAACTCTTCTGCGCTCTGTTGACAAGAAAGACTATTTTAATGATTTCCTTGCTCGAAAGAATTTG GAAAACGTCTCTCTTTTACACATTGCCTGCTGGGCTGGACACTTAGATCTTCTAACTTCTTTTGCGGCAAATTTTCCAACCGATCTTTATTTGCAAGACAAG TCGAAACGGTCGTTGCTTCATTACGCGTCCATGTCCAGACGAAAAAGCAGTACTGCTATCATGGCATATTTGCTGGAGGAGAAGGGATTCGCTGACAAAGTCAATGCATGCGATAAG GAAGGAAGTTCGCCTCTTGCTCTCGCCTACGAATGTTCTAATGCAAATTCTGTGCGACTTCTTAAACGCTGGGGTGCAAAATGTCTTAATGCC aaaggGTATAGCGATATTGAATTAGCTGTCATTGGCAACAATTTAGAATTACTTCGAGAGCTGGCCTCCGCGAATCCTGGCATTGAT AAGTCGCTGTTGCTACATTTGGCTGCTGAAAACAGTCAAAAGCATTTGCCAAGAGATACAACAGCTGTGCTGAAGTTTCTCGTTGAGACCGTTAATGTGAACATTGATGAAACGAACGAG aAGGATGAGACGGCATTACATGTGGCGTGCCAGAATTCTGTCTGGATTTTGCCCGTAAAGTATCTAATTGAAGCTGCTGCAAGCCTTGAAGTTCGAGATAAG GATGGATGTACGCCTTTTTTGTTAGTTTGTAGTAGAGAATTTCCTGCAGAATGCGTAATTAGGTGTCTGTTTGAAGCGAAAGCGGATATAAATGCCAAAGATGAT AGAGGCAAAAACGCGCTTCATTTGCAAGCTGTAACTTGTGACATTGCGACTCTAAAGCTACTGGTAACTCTTGGAGTGGATCCGTCAGTTCACGACGAC ACAGGACGAGCACCGTTTCAAAGTACTCATGGCGAAAAAAGAGTTTTCTTGCAAGAGAAATAC ATCCattcgcgattttcttcattgctATCGGATGAAAAGGTCAAGCCCGGCGGTGTCAAGTTATGCCTAGTTGGAAACGCGAAGGTCGGCAAAACAACCCTTCTTAATGCGCTTCAGCGAATAGGGATCAAGCCAGTGGCCGAGGCAGACAGAACGGCAGGCGTTGACGTTTACAGCGTCCTCATCCCGGTCGCCGAGGGGACCTCAGAGGGCATGTTAGCGTGGGATTTCGCCGGCCAGGAAGAGTTCCACGGCGCTcacgcaatttttttcaatccgacgttgacgatttttctcttggtTTTGGACGTGAGAAAAGGAGAGGCTCTAATGGAACAGGAGGCGAGGTTTTGGCTGGCATTTTTGAAAGTCGTTTGCCGGAGAGTGGGCGGAGAGGTAATGAAGCCCGAAGTCATAATTATCGGCAACAAACGAGTTGAACAAAAAACCGACGATTGGACGCCTTCTTTTCAACTGAAAAGAATCCACAACACAATGAGAATAGAGTTTGAAGCGACGTTTAATCTTGACCATTGTCTTGAAATCGACTGCAATGAGGAGTGGTCGTTCTCTGTAAACAAACTAAGGCAGATTCTTAAAGATCTAAAGCGAAAATGCATAGAG AGGGCTCGAGAAGTACCGAGAGTGTGTGAACTGGTTCGTGAGgccgtcgtcgagcagaTGCGTTCAAAATCGCCAGATTATCGACTTGTTTCCTCGTCGGCTTTTCGGGAAAAAATATCCAGTGCAATCGAAGTAGAAGTCTCGAGAGAGTCATTCAATCTAATTGTACAATACTTAGATTCAATTGGAGAG ATAATTGATCTCAAGTATCGAATCTGCATTTCAAGCGGTTGGCTTTGCTCCAACATCATTGGCCCGCTTTTGGCTCCAAGTTGGTTTCCCGTGTCCGTTCAACGCAATTCGGatggaaaaacgacgaaaaacgacattGCATCGGCTCTGCGCAGCTTCGCCTacgagcaaaagaagaaaaaatcccaAGCTCAATCTATTGACATTACTGCAGACGATGCGATCGAAGTGCTTCTCTTCCTCGAGCTCTGCTTCTTAGTTTACGGAGAAACTGACGTGTATCAAATACCGGCGTTGTCTGAGAAACTCGCGCCAATTCGCGGTTGGCAGTCGAAGCCCGAAATGTCCGTTTATCGCGGTAGTAGATTCCGATGTTCCGATCCCACTGACATCATTCCTCCCGGTGTATTCGCCGTTCTCCAGTGCAGATGCTCGGCGGCTGAAGACACCTGTTACGATCGGTATGAAATATGGAAAGGAGGCATCTATCTGGTCAAAGCGCGCAATAGTCATGTGGTCGAATGTTTGGTATGCCTTCGAAAAGGCGACTCTGCCATCGACGTTATCGTGCGCTGCGACGATCAAAGCGTTCGTCTGGGAGGAGAGCTTCTGAGCGATGTCCAACAAATGATGGTTGAAGTGAGAGACAAACGATGCCCCGGTCTTCCTATGGATTGGTTTTTTCTAGACAGCAATGaaataggaaaaaaatgtttaCTTACCGAGTCGCCGGAAAGTGTTTATACGTCTAAGAGCGTGGAGGGGAAGAAGCTAGATGACGTCGTTTATGCTTTAGCTCCGAGCACAGATTATTCAAAAGTCAGTCAACTTACGTTTCATTGCGAGCCATTGGCGCCTTCAGAGGCCTTGCCTCCTGTAGCTTTTCCTTCCGATGGGTGCGAAGTGACTGATGGCGTTATTAGAGCTGCTGCAGCGGCTGGATCATCTCGTTGGGAAGACATTGCTATAGAGCTTGTTGACGTCGAGGATTTTTCTCAACTCCAAGGTTCGAACAAGGTGAAATTAATACGGGCGATTAGCATTTGGAAACTCAAGTTGGAGAAAGTGCCTCAAGTAAGGCATCTGTTGAGCATATTTAAGTGTGGGGGCGTGTCACGAAGAGCAATAGTGTCCAACTTTCAAGAACGCTTGCAGTTCTAG
- the LOC136194481 gene encoding death-associated protein kinase 1-like isoform X2, translating into MEPSNSTEEILEDSCIIDAIHRGDLREVERILATGEASSNAKLRENLYEDERESDDDCGYYSILHLAVYKNDMEIVKCLLDHKADPNSRPNNCFIVRSELIRSGFDFDRLHVNLTPLMIAAIHCGVDMAVWLLQKGASVNLRDAHDRDALCWACVSGNVDLVEFFGVRFGIRCLKISYVTDVYTLAFFACFGGKAVFETLLRSVDKKDYFNDFLARKNLENVSLLHIACWAGHLDLLTSFAANFPTDLYLQDKSKRSLLHYASMSRRKSSTAIMAYLLEEKGFADKVNACDKEGSSPLALAYECSNANSVRLLKRWGAKCLNAKGYSDIELAVIGNNLELLRELASANPGIDKSLLLHLAAENSQKHLPRDTTAVLKFLVETVNVNIDETNEKDETALHVACQNSVWILPVKYLIEAAASLEVRDKDGCTPFLLVCSREFPAECVIRCLFEAKADINAKDDRGKNALHLQAVTCDIATLKLLVTLGVDPSVHDDTGRAPFQSTHGEKRVFLQEKYIHSRFSSLLSDEKVKPGGVKLCLVGNAKVGKTTLLNALQRIGIKPVAEADRTAGVDVYSVLIPVAEGTSEGMLAWDFAGQEEFHGAHAIFFNPTLTIFLLVLDVRKGEALMEQEARFWLAFLKVVCRRVGGEVMKPEVIIIGNKRVEQKTDDWTPSFQLKRIHNTMRIEFEATFNLDHCLEIDCNEEWSFSVNKLRQILKDLKRKCIERAREVPRVCELVREAVVEQMRSKSPDYRLVSSSAFREKISSAIEVEVSRESFNLIVQYLDSIGEIIDLKYRICISSGWLCSNIIGPLLAPSWFPVSVQRNSDGKTTKNDIASALRSFAYEQKKKKSQAQSIDITADDAIEVLLFLELCFLVYGETDVYQIPALSEKLAPIRGWQSKPEMSVYRGSRFRCSDPTDIIPPGVFAVLQCRCSAAEDTCYDRYEIWKGGIYLVKARNSHVVECLVCLRKGDSAIDVIVRCDDQSVRLGGELLSDVQQMMVEVRDKRCPGLPMDWFFLDSNEIGKKCLLTESPESVYTSKSVEGKKLDDVVYALAPSTDYSKVSQLTFHCEPLAPSEALPPVAFPSDGCEVTDGVIRAAAAAGSSRWEDIAIELVDVEDFSQLQGSNKVKLIRAISIWKLKLEKVPQVRHLLSIFKCGGVSRRAIVSNFQERLQF; encoded by the exons ATGGAGCCGAGTAACAGCACAGAAGAAATTTTGGAAGACTCTTGTATCATCGACGCTATTCACCGAGGCGACCTGAGAGAAGTGGAGCGAATTCTTGCCACTGGCGAAGCGTCATCGAACGCAAAACTTCGAGAAAATCTCTATGAGGATGAACGTGAATCCGATGATGACTGC GGTTACTACAGCATTTTGCATTTAGCTGTGTATAAGAATGATATGGAAATTGTCAAATGCTTGCTTGATCATAAGGCTGATCCCAATTCTCGGCCTAACAATTGTTTTATTGTTCGATCCGAACTGATTCGAAGcggttttgattttgatcgCTTGCAC GTCAATTTGACTCCTTTGATGATTGCCGCTATTCATTGTGGTGTAGACATGGCAGTGTGGTTGCTTCAGAAAGGAGCATCTGTAAATCTCAGAGACGCA CATGACAGAGATGCTCTTTGTTGGGCTTGCGTTAGCGGAAACGTAGACTTAGTAGAATTCTTTGGTGTTAGATTTGGTATCAGATGCCTTAAAATTTCATATGTGACG GACGTGTACACATTAGCATTTTTTGCTTGCTTTGGTGGCAAAGCAGTTTTTGAAACTCTTCTGCGCTCTGTTGACAAGAAAGACTATTTTAATGATTTCCTTGCTCGAAAGAATTTG GAAAACGTCTCTCTTTTACACATTGCCTGCTGGGCTGGACACTTAGATCTTCTAACTTCTTTTGCGGCAAATTTTCCAACCGATCTTTATTTGCAAGACAAG TCGAAACGGTCGTTGCTTCATTACGCGTCCATGTCCAGACGAAAAAGCAGTACTGCTATCATGGCATATTTGCTGGAGGAGAAGGGATTCGCTGACAAAGTCAATGCATGCGATAAG GAAGGAAGTTCGCCTCTTGCTCTCGCCTACGAATGTTCTAATGCAAATTCTGTGCGACTTCTTAAACGCTGGGGTGCAAAATGTCTTAATGCC aaaggGTATAGCGATATTGAATTAGCTGTCATTGGCAACAATTTAGAATTACTTCGAGAGCTGGCCTCCGCGAATCCTGGCATTGAT AAGTCGCTGTTGCTACATTTGGCTGCTGAAAACAGTCAAAAGCATTTGCCAAGAGATACAACAGCTGTGCTGAAGTTTCTCGTTGAGACCGTTAATGTGAACATTGATGAAACGAACGAG aAGGATGAGACGGCATTACATGTGGCGTGCCAGAATTCTGTCTGGATTTTGCCCGTAAAGTATCTAATTGAAGCTGCTGCAAGCCTTGAAGTTCGAGATAAG GATGGATGTACGCCTTTTTTGTTAGTTTGTAGTAGAGAATTTCCTGCAGAATGCGTAATTAGGTGTCTGTTTGAAGCGAAAGCGGATATAAATGCCAAAGATGAT AGAGGCAAAAACGCGCTTCATTTGCAAGCTGTAACTTGTGACATTGCGACTCTAAAGCTACTGGTAACTCTTGGAGTGGATCCGTCAGTTCACGACGAC ACAGGACGAGCACCGTTTCAAAGTACTCATGGCGAAAAAAGAGTTTTCTTGCAAGAGAAATAC ATCCattcgcgattttcttcattgctATCGGATGAAAAGGTCAAGCCCGGCGGTGTCAAGTTATGCCTAGTTGGAAACGCGAAGGTCGGCAAAACAACCCTTCTTAATGCGCTTCAGCGAATAGGGATCAAGCCAGTGGCCGAGGCAGACAGAACGGCAGGCGTTGACGTTTACAGCGTCCTCATCCCGGTCGCCGAGGGGACCTCAGAGGGCATGTTAGCGTGGGATTTCGCCGGCCAGGAAGAGTTCCACGGCGCTcacgcaatttttttcaatccgacgttgacgatttttctcttggtTTTGGACGTGAGAAAAGGAGAGGCTCTAATGGAACAGGAGGCGAGGTTTTGGCTGGCATTTTTGAAAGTCGTTTGCCGGAGAGTGGGCGGAGAGGTAATGAAGCCCGAAGTCATAATTATCGGCAACAAACGAGTTGAACAAAAAACCGACGATTGGACGCCTTCTTTTCAACTGAAAAGAATCCACAACACAATGAGAATAGAGTTTGAAGCGACGTTTAATCTTGACCATTGTCTTGAAATCGACTGCAATGAGGAGTGGTCGTTCTCTGTAAACAAACTAAGGCAGATTCTTAAAGATCTAAAGCGAAAATGCATAGAG AGGGCTCGAGAAGTACCGAGAGTGTGTGAACTGGTTCGTGAGgccgtcgtcgagcagaTGCGTTCAAAATCGCCAGATTATCGACTTGTTTCCTCGTCGGCTTTTCGGGAAAAAATATCCAGTGCAATCGAAGTAGAAGTCTCGAGAGAGTCATTCAATCTAATTGTACAATACTTAGATTCAATTGGAGAG ATAATTGATCTCAAGTATCGAATCTGCATTTCAAGCGGTTGGCTTTGCTCCAACATCATTGGCCCGCTTTTGGCTCCAAGTTGGTTTCCCGTGTCCGTTCAACGCAATTCGGatggaaaaacgacgaaaaacgacattGCATCGGCTCTGCGCAGCTTCGCCTacgagcaaaagaagaaaaaatcccaAGCTCAATCTATTGACATTACTGCAGACGATGCGATCGAAGTGCTTCTCTTCCTCGAGCTCTGCTTCTTAGTTTACGGAGAAACTGACGTGTATCAAATACCGGCGTTGTCTGAGAAACTCGCGCCAATTCGCGGTTGGCAGTCGAAGCCCGAAATGTCCGTTTATCGCGGTAGTAGATTCCGATGTTCCGATCCCACTGACATCATTCCTCCCGGTGTATTCGCCGTTCTCCAGTGCAGATGCTCGGCGGCTGAAGACACCTGTTACGATCGGTATGAAATATGGAAAGGAGGCATCTATCTGGTCAAAGCGCGCAATAGTCATGTGGTCGAATGTTTGGTATGCCTTCGAAAAGGCGACTCTGCCATCGACGTTATCGTGCGCTGCGACGATCAAAGCGTTCGTCTGGGAGGAGAGCTTCTGAGCGATGTCCAACAAATGATGGTTGAAGTGAGAGACAAACGATGCCCCGGTCTTCCTATGGATTGGTTTTTTCTAGACAGCAATGaaataggaaaaaaatgtttaCTTACCGAGTCGCCGGAAAGTGTTTATACGTCTAAGAGCGTGGAGGGGAAGAAGCTAGATGACGTCGTTTATGCTTTAGCTCCGAGCACAGATTATTCAAAAGTCAGTCAACTTACGTTTCATTGCGAGCCATTGGCGCCTTCAGAGGCCTTGCCTCCTGTAGCTTTTCCTTCCGATGGGTGCGAAGTGACTGATGGCGTTATTAGAGCTGCTGCAGCGGCTGGATCATCTCGTTGGGAAGACATTGCTATAGAGCTTGTTGACGTCGAGGATTTTTCTCAACTCCAAGGTTCGAACAAGGTGAAATTAATACGGGCGATTAGCATTTGGAAACTCAAGTTGGAGAAAGTGCCTCAAGTAAGGCATCTGTTGAGCATATTTAAGTGTGGGGGCGTGTCACGAAGAGCAATAGTGTCCAACTTTCAAGAACGCTTGCAGTTCTAG